The stretch of DNA TGTGAAGGAATCGGAAAACGAAAGCTACAGTTCCGACTAACCGTTTCCAGTTGTCGAAATACTCCACGTTTATACACGAATCTGTAACCATTCTATGGTGAAACATATGTTGACGCATTTCCTCCTTAGTAGAACCAGTTGTGAACGGCTCGACTGGCCAATTATCGCGCTTCTGTCGTATGAACTCCGGTCCGTTGAACCATCGACTCTCGCTTCCGAGATCTGGCAAACGTTGCCACTTCGTAGCTTCGTCCGCAACGTTGTCTTTTGTACCAACCCATCTCCAATCTGCAATTCCACTATTTTCCAAGATATCGCTAACACGGAAAGCCACAAATTGGAAGTACCGACGATGATCAGACCGAATCCAGCACAACACATCACGAGAGTCCGTCCAGAAAAAATTCTCATCCACCCTAATGTGAAATTACTAGTTGCGGTAATCGCAAGTCGTACTCCTATGACTGCAGCCTTTAGCTCGAGCCTCGGTATTGAAACTAATTTGAGTGGAGCTACTCGAGACTTCGCCGCAACGATTGCACACTCAACGGATCTACCCTGCTCGAAGCGTAGATACACTACGGCTGCATAATCGTACTCGCTGGCGTCGACAAAAGTGTGTAATTGCACATTAGTTGTTTGATTTATCGATGTGCTTTGCCGGTAGCATCTCGGCACACGGACATGCTGTACTGACGGGAGAACCTTTAACCACTTTTCCTATTTTTCGTTGATATTATCTGGAATTTCATCATCCCAGCCGATGGCGGAGCGCCAAATTTCCTGCAGCAGAACCCTGAGGAAAATCAACAAGTGTGAAAGTAAACCCAGAGGATCGAAGATGGCCATCAATGTCCGCAACACTTCCCTCTTCGTTGGTCGCCGTCTTCCCAACAACAGATCTGAATCATGCTTCGCCGATAACTTAAATGTTAGTGTGTCTGTTGCGGTGCACCACCACATACCTAGAACTTTCTCTGTGGCTAGTTTCGATCCAATGTTCAGGCTCTTCTCGTCGATCTGTTCCTTCTGCAGAGCTGCAAGAACCGCAGGAGAGTTGGATAGCCAATTACACATTTCGAATCCGGCTTGGATGTGAACATAATGAACATCTCGAGCTAGTTGAATCGCTTCGCCTTCCGTCTCCGTGCTCACCAGCATATCGTCCACATAGTGGTTCTTAACGATCGCTTTAGACGCCGCCGGATACTGTCCTGCGTGTTTCTCAGCGTTCAAGTTTTTGACGTATTGGGCGCAACTCGGTGAACAACACGCCCCAAACGTCATTACCTGCATAATGTAGGTACTTGGTTCTGCTTCTGTCGGAGTCTCCCTCCATAGAAATCGCTGACGGTTTTGGTCCTCTGTCGAAATCCGTACCTGGTGGAACATTTCTCTCAGGTCACCACAAAACGCCACCTTTTTTTCCCGAAATTTGATGAGCACGGACATAAGGGAGGTAAGTTGATCTGGTCCAGTCAACAGCATCGAATTCAGTGATACACCGCTGGCTTTCGCCGCCGCGTCCCAGACGATCCGTACCTTACCCGGCTTGTTCTGGTTAAAAACGGGGAAGATCGGAAGATACCATACTCGATTTCGTGTTTCCGACAACTCCTCTTTTGTTAACTTGCGAATATAACCCTTTGCAAGGTATTCACTTATTTTTGTTCGCAATACTGCTGCCAGCTCAGGATCTTTTTTCAGTCTTGACTCCAGACAGCACAGTCGCCGTAATGCCATGGGTTTGCTATTTGGAAGGCAAAAATCATCGTACTTCCACAGCAATCGGGTGACATAATTTCAGCTCGTGTGATGCACTTGAGAATGTCTTCAGCCCGCTGGTTTTCGATTGATGCGAGGGAATTTTTGGGTTTGTAAACCCCTAAGTTCTCAATCGAGAAATACTCGGTCATCATGTTCTGAAGGGCAGCATCATCCGTCCCACCACAGGGACACTTCTGCAAACTGTGAAACCCGATTAGTTCTTGACTGGGTTCCGTGCCTCCGTGTATGATCCAACCCAAGCGTGTTTTAGTGGCGATTGGCTGATGTAAACCTCCTTCTCTACCCTTCAACGGAAGCGTCAGGTTAGCATTGTCAATTCCGATGAGAATACGGGGTTGAGCTCCATGAAAGGATTCAACTGGAATTCCACGCCGGTATGGATATTGGTCAACCAACTCTTTTGCGTTCACGGATTGTTGGAATAAATCGAGATTGGAGACAGTATGTACCTCTTGAacggagccgatctggcgtggaggtaacatccatacttctcacgctcaagatcacgagttcaattctcactcccgacactcttccaaaatggaaaaagtgacgaaccagccagaagcattgaaagtcactataatactgaaaaaaaaatacctctTGAAGACTGTACTTCTTGTGATTCTCCCCCGTTCCAGAAATCTCGACATTCAACCGCAGGGAATCGTTCTCCAAAAGGCTCTTATTGCTTGTCCATCGGAGACACAAAGGCTCTGGTTTTCCGCTAAGCCTGAGCTCTGTCGCTAAAGCAGCATCTATTAAGGTTAGCGACGATCCATCGTCTAAGAAGGCATGAGTTCTGATCGATTTCTCTGGTCCGTATAGGATTACGGGAACGACTCGGAAAAGCGTTTTGTTTGTAGACTTCAGATGCATATTACACTCGCGTTCTGCTTGCGCACTTTGCTGCACATCTTCCGCTTCCGCTTCATGGATATCTGATTCGACGTAGTGCTGTCTCGTTGACTATTGTGAAGAAGCTGATGGTGCTTGAATTGACATCCGTTCTTCCCACAAACTTGTTGAGATCTGCACGATCCTTTGTGTTTCTTCAGGCACTTTCTACACAAACTAAATTCTTTCACTGTCGCCCATCGTGAATTGTAGCTAAGTTCAGCAAACCTCTTACACTTGTCTACGCTGGGACAGCTGTTCTTGCATATTAAACAGGTTTTTTATGGAGGATTTGGTGATGCAGACCTGACGAGCTGATTCGACATATTTCTAGGATCCTCTACGTCGTCCGTATGCGCACTGAGATAAGCCGCGTCTTTCTTGCCACGAGTTGCTCTTGATTCAATACTTGGTAACATGGCAATCGGGCAAACTGTCTCAGCGAGATCGTACAACCACATGGAGAAAGTGGTCAGGCTGACGCATGGAAGATTCCGACGGTATTTGGCCCAGTCCACCTTAATCGATGGCGGCAGCTTGTCGACGAATTCACGCAGAAGCATGACGTTGTGTGAATACTCGTCCAACTGGCAAGCCTCTATTGTGGCACATAAATTCTGGACCGCTACTGAGAACTCTATGAGTGTATCCAATCTATCCGACTTCGGTGGAGGTGTGGTCCTTACTTTCGCAATCAAATTGTGCACAATCACCTCGGGATTGCCGTACAGCATCTTCAacgtctttttttttggcagacttatctcacttcttaactaggcgaacctagccagaattttcacctgcccccgggcttctgaatgccaaagggggactaggctctgcggaatgcacgtatctgcatgctcgtgctgtttcagtcctgaccgagaaattgtcggacaatcgcgcaggtgctaaggatgaccgacttttggatgccggccaattccttctccatattcaacacctttagcgcttccagaagtgtcttcgggacaattccagttccagagagaacgactggaacaattcttgggacctcccttagcccccacagttccttgagctccacggccaatggtcggtacttccagattttgcgaccgtgggtctcctccagattctggttcagtggaatagctacatcgatgatggtgactttgcggtcgctcttgtcgtaaaccattatatctgggcggttgtggtggatcgagaggtcggtcagaacagtgcgatcccagtacagcttgaaacggtcattttccaggacaggtgcaggcaggtaccggtagtttggtacgttgtcttccagtagagcacattggagcgccagttgtcgatgaacaatacgggccacgttgttgtggcgctcggtgtaggctgcgttggccaaaacgggacagcctcccataatgtgctctatgttttcacctggttgatggcacatccggcaaatgtcatcaacgtcttgatgccagacgtaccgcctgcagtttctcgtcggcattatcc from Toxorhynchites rutilus septentrionalis strain SRP chromosome 3, ASM2978413v1, whole genome shotgun sequence encodes:
- the LOC129773332 gene encoding uncharacterized protein LOC129773332, with product MLYGNPEVIVHNLIAKVRTTPPPKSDRLDTLIEFSVAVQNLCATIEACQLDEYSHNVMLLREFVDKLPPSIKVDWAKYRRNLPCVSLTTFSMWLYDLAETVCPIAMLPSIESRATRGKKDAAYLSAHTDDVEDPRNMSNQLVSCPSVDKCKRFAELSYNSRWATVKEFSLCRKCLKKHKGSCRSQQSTRQHYVESDIHEAEAEDVQQSAQAERECNMHLKSTNKTLFRVVPVILYGPEKSIRTHAFLDDGSSLTLIDAALATELRLSGKPEPLCLRWTSNKSLLENDSLRLNVEISGTGENHKKYSLQEIGSVQEVHTVSNLDLFQQSVNAKELVDQYPYRRGIPVESFHGAQPRILIGIDNANLTLPLKGREGGLHQPIATKTRLGWIIHGGTEPSQELIGFHSLQKCPCGGTDDAALQNMMTEYFSIENLGVYKPKNSLASIENQRAEDILNKPMALRRLCCLESRLKKDPELAAVLRTKISEYLAKGYIRKLTKEELSETRNRVWYLPIFPVFNQNKPGKVRIVWDAAAKASGVSLNSMLLTGPDQLTSLMSVLIKFREKKVAFCGDLREMFHQVRISTEDQNRQRFLWRETPTEAEPSTYIMQVMTFGACCSPSCAQYVKNLNAEKHAGQYPAASKAIVKNHYVDDMLVSTETEGEAIQLARDVHYVHIQAGFEMCNWLSNSPAVLAALQKEQIDEKSLNIGSKLATEKVLGMWWCTATDTLTFKLSAKHDSDLLLGRRRPTKREVLRTLMAIFDPLGLLSHLLIFLRVLLQEIWRSAIGWDDEIPDNINEK